The following are encoded together in the Sparus aurata chromosome 1, fSpaAur1.1, whole genome shotgun sequence genome:
- the LOC115579143 gene encoding CMRF35-like molecule 2 isoform X3: MLLLIIWLSFVRCQLPNIRVSAWEGGLAEISCPYDSVYETYPKHFYKGIYAHRMIVIETAAGKKGSTRNGKYYICDDTKQRRLRVTSHNVNLNDAGTYWCEIDAYGFDPKTEIELKVYKAPAPPKPPPVISNPPVLTTVQTITRNQQQSATGNKLYVPVAVAAAVLLLMGFIYCWSRKHRHDTGSTFGGEAAPWINTWSTQVLYVKSQNICSIRSLYTEAGDPHISEDSRLLYSTVCFNATDQPTSSQPQVVKQRHLSHAHKRTFPRD; encoded by the exons ATGCTCCTTCTCATCATCTGGCTGTCCTTTG TCAGATGCCAACTACCAAACATTCGTGTATCAGCCTGGGAGGGAGGACTGGCTGAGATCTCCTGCCCATATGACTCTGTATATGAAACATATCCTAAACATTTCTATAAAGGTATTTATGCTCACAGGATGATTGTCATTGAAactgctgctggaaaaaaaggaagcacACGAAACGGGAAATATTATATTTGTGATGATACCAAACAAAGAAGGCTGCGTGTGACCAGCCATAACGTCAACCTGAACGATGCCGGGACATACTGGTGTGAGATAGATGCATATGGGTTTGATCCTAAAACAGAAATTGAGCTCAAAGTCTACAAAG CTCCTGCACCTCCTAAACCTCCACCGGTCATCTCAAATCCTCCTGTTTTAACCACAGTTCAAACCATCACCAGGAACCAGCAACAATCAGCTACAG GAAACAAGCTGTACGTCCCTGTGGCTGTCgctgctgctgtcctgctgCTGATGGGTTTTATTTACTGTTGGTCGAGGAAACACAGACATGATACAGGGT CAACGTTTGGAGGTGAGGCAGCCCCGTGGATCAACACATGGAGTACG CAGGTTTTATACGTGAAGAGTCAGAACATCTGCAGCATCAGGAGCCTCTACACTGAGGCCGGAGACCCACACATCAGTGAGGACAGTCGTCTGCTCTACTCCACAGTCTGCTTTAACGCAACCGACCAGCCAACGTCTTCTCAGCCTCAGGTTGTTAAACAGCGACACTTGAGCCATGCTCACAAAAGAACTTTCCCCCGTGACTAG
- the LOC115579143 gene encoding CMRF35-like molecule 2 isoform X1 has protein sequence MLLLIIWLSFAVRCQLPNIRVSAWEGGLAEISCPYDSVYETYPKHFYKGIYAHRMIVIETAAGKKGSTRNGKYYICDDTKQRRLRVTSHNVNLNDAGTYWCEIDAYGFDPKTEIELKVYKAPAPPKPPPVISNPPVLTTVQTITRNQQQSATGNKLYVPVAVAAAVLLLMGFIYCWSRKHRHDTGSTFGGEAAPWINTWSTQVLYVKSQNICSIRSLYTEAGDPHISEDSRLLYSTVCFNATDQPTSSQPQVVKQRHLSHAHKRTFPRD, from the exons ATGCTCCTTCTCATCATCTGGCTGTCCTTTG CAGTCAGATGCCAACTACCAAACATTCGTGTATCAGCCTGGGAGGGAGGACTGGCTGAGATCTCCTGCCCATATGACTCTGTATATGAAACATATCCTAAACATTTCTATAAAGGTATTTATGCTCACAGGATGATTGTCATTGAAactgctgctggaaaaaaaggaagcacACGAAACGGGAAATATTATATTTGTGATGATACCAAACAAAGAAGGCTGCGTGTGACCAGCCATAACGTCAACCTGAACGATGCCGGGACATACTGGTGTGAGATAGATGCATATGGGTTTGATCCTAAAACAGAAATTGAGCTCAAAGTCTACAAAG CTCCTGCACCTCCTAAACCTCCACCGGTCATCTCAAATCCTCCTGTTTTAACCACAGTTCAAACCATCACCAGGAACCAGCAACAATCAGCTACAG GAAACAAGCTGTACGTCCCTGTGGCTGTCgctgctgctgtcctgctgCTGATGGGTTTTATTTACTGTTGGTCGAGGAAACACAGACATGATACAGGGT CAACGTTTGGAGGTGAGGCAGCCCCGTGGATCAACACATGGAGTACG CAGGTTTTATACGTGAAGAGTCAGAACATCTGCAGCATCAGGAGCCTCTACACTGAGGCCGGAGACCCACACATCAGTGAGGACAGTCGTCTGCTCTACTCCACAGTCTGCTTTAACGCAACCGACCAGCCAACGTCTTCTCAGCCTCAGGTTGTTAAACAGCGACACTTGAGCCATGCTCACAAAAGAACTTTCCCCCGTGACTAG
- the LOC115579143 gene encoding CMRF35-like molecule 2 isoform X2, whose product MLLLIIWLSFAVRCQLPNIRVSAWEGGLAEISCPYDSVYETYPKHFYKGIYAHRMIVIETAAGKKGSTRNGKYYICDDTKQRRLRVTSHNVNLNDAGTYWCEIDAYGFDPKTEIELKVYKAPAPPKPPPVISNPPVLTTVQTITRNQQQSATGNKLYVPVAVAAAVLLLMGFIYCWSRKHRHDTGSTFGGEAAPWINTWSTVLYVKSQNICSIRSLYTEAGDPHISEDSRLLYSTVCFNATDQPTSSQPQVVKQRHLSHAHKRTFPRD is encoded by the exons ATGCTCCTTCTCATCATCTGGCTGTCCTTTG CAGTCAGATGCCAACTACCAAACATTCGTGTATCAGCCTGGGAGGGAGGACTGGCTGAGATCTCCTGCCCATATGACTCTGTATATGAAACATATCCTAAACATTTCTATAAAGGTATTTATGCTCACAGGATGATTGTCATTGAAactgctgctggaaaaaaaggaagcacACGAAACGGGAAATATTATATTTGTGATGATACCAAACAAAGAAGGCTGCGTGTGACCAGCCATAACGTCAACCTGAACGATGCCGGGACATACTGGTGTGAGATAGATGCATATGGGTTTGATCCTAAAACAGAAATTGAGCTCAAAGTCTACAAAG CTCCTGCACCTCCTAAACCTCCACCGGTCATCTCAAATCCTCCTGTTTTAACCACAGTTCAAACCATCACCAGGAACCAGCAACAATCAGCTACAG GAAACAAGCTGTACGTCCCTGTGGCTGTCgctgctgctgtcctgctgCTGATGGGTTTTATTTACTGTTGGTCGAGGAAACACAGACATGATACAGGGT CAACGTTTGGAGGTGAGGCAGCCCCGTGGATCAACACATGGAGTACG GTTTTATACGTGAAGAGTCAGAACATCTGCAGCATCAGGAGCCTCTACACTGAGGCCGGAGACCCACACATCAGTGAGGACAGTCGTCTGCTCTACTCCACAGTCTGCTTTAACGCAACCGACCAGCCAACGTCTTCTCAGCCTCAGGTTGTTAAACAGCGACACTTGAGCCATGCTCACAAAAGAACTTTCCCCCGTGACTAG